The following proteins come from a genomic window of Halorussus halophilus:
- a CDS encoding YihY/virulence factor BrkB family protein — MNVLRVCKSVLAVSRERHLSVTAAGLAYHMFSAAIPLFLLAFLGLSLTGSTDALVPGLEAVAGSGATRFLRRNVGNGAGRRRAAVIAAVLLLWNAVRMFESLHGSFAELYGERKEASALERLINVALGLLVVAAAFALLAVVGVALSFVVTHAAWPYLGPVVLFVALVVVFFPLYYVFPLDTTVRESLPGTVFTAATWTLSGVGFRLYATTSQSVQLYGVIGAVLLVLAWFYVAALVLLVGVVLNAVLANEVSPDYDWLPTTFVSKPKRGD; from the coding sequence GTGAACGTGCTGAGAGTGTGCAAGTCGGTTCTGGCCGTCTCCCGCGAGCGACATCTCTCCGTCACTGCGGCGGGTCTCGCCTACCACATGTTCAGTGCGGCGATTCCGCTCTTTCTGCTCGCGTTCCTCGGCCTCTCGCTGACCGGTTCGACCGACGCGCTCGTCCCGGGTCTCGAAGCGGTCGCAGGGTCGGGCGCGACTCGGTTCCTCCGTCGGAACGTCGGCAACGGCGCGGGCAGACGACGCGCGGCAGTCATCGCCGCGGTTCTCCTGCTGTGGAACGCAGTGCGAATGTTCGAGTCGCTCCACGGCAGTTTCGCCGAACTGTACGGCGAGCGCAAGGAGGCGTCGGCACTCGAACGACTCATCAACGTCGCACTCGGCCTGCTAGTCGTGGCCGCCGCGTTCGCGCTGCTCGCAGTCGTCGGCGTCGCGCTCTCGTTCGTCGTAACCCACGCCGCGTGGCCGTATCTCGGCCCAGTCGTCTTGTTCGTCGCGCTCGTCGTAGTGTTCTTTCCGCTGTACTACGTCTTCCCGCTCGACACCACCGTCCGGGAGTCGCTTCCGGGGACGGTGTTCACTGCCGCCACGTGGACGCTCTCCGGCGTCGGGTTTCGACTCTACGCGACGACTTCCCAGAGCGTGCAGTTGTACGGTGTCATCGGTGCTGTCTTGCTGGTGTTGGCGTGGTTCTACGTCGCGGCACTCGTGTTGTTGGTCGGCGTCGTGCTGAACGCAGTGCTGGCGAACGAGGTGTCGCCCGACTACGACTGGCTTCCGACGACGTTCGTCTCGAAGCCGAAGCGCGGAGATTGA
- a CDS encoding TIGR00341 family protein, whose amino-acid sequence MVREDMRLVEIMVQTEPAQERILSLLDDEQLDYTVTDSADKAGSSAIVTLPLPTHTVETVQSQLDELDVNHDAYTVVVNTEAVVSDESVDSWPENDEETITRRRIARDELHSKAANLLPERVTYLLMTALSAVVATAGVLLGSMPVMVGSMVIAPLLGPSMATSAATVISDNELFVRSAKYQALGSVVGLVSALGFALLAKTIAVPSAEMDLQTSLQLSHHTSPTFLLVSVALCAGIAGAISLSTSGMTSLVGVMIAAAVMPPIGVVGVGIAWFRPTVVLGSGAVVLVNMFSINLAAIVGLWYFGYHPEDWTTLRETRSRILKRILVLAALVGALALFLSNVEHSLPVLHLP is encoded by the coding sequence ATGGTTAGAGAAGACATGCGGCTAGTGGAGATCATGGTGCAGACCGAACCTGCACAGGAGCGGATTCTGTCCTTGCTCGACGACGAGCAACTCGATTACACCGTGACAGATTCGGCGGACAAGGCTGGCTCTTCGGCCATCGTCACGCTGCCGCTCCCGACTCACACCGTCGAAACCGTCCAATCGCAACTGGACGAACTCGACGTGAACCACGACGCGTACACCGTCGTCGTCAACACCGAAGCCGTGGTCTCAGACGAGTCCGTGGACTCGTGGCCAGAAAACGACGAAGAGACGATTACCCGGCGGCGTATCGCACGCGACGAACTCCACTCGAAAGCGGCGAACTTGCTCCCCGAACGGGTGACCTACCTGCTGATGACCGCGCTGAGTGCAGTGGTCGCCACTGCTGGCGTCTTGCTGGGGTCGATGCCGGTGATGGTCGGGTCGATGGTCATCGCCCCGTTGCTTGGCCCGTCGATGGCGACCAGCGCGGCGACGGTCATCTCCGACAACGAACTGTTCGTTCGGAGCGCGAAGTATCAGGCGCTCGGAAGCGTTGTCGGACTCGTCAGTGCGTTGGGCTTCGCGCTCCTCGCGAAGACGATAGCCGTCCCGTCCGCCGAGATGGACCTCCAGACCAGTCTCCAACTGAGCCATCACACGTCGCCGACGTTCCTGCTCGTGTCCGTCGCACTCTGTGCGGGCATCGCAGGAGCGATTAGCCTCTCGACCAGCGGGATGACCTCGCTCGTCGGCGTGATGATAGCCGCGGCGGTCATGCCACCTATCGGCGTCGTCGGCGTCGGCATCGCGTGGTTTCGCCCGACGGTCGTCCTCGGCTCTGGGGCGGTGGTTCTGGTGAACATGTTCTCCATCAACCTCGCGGCCATCGTCGGCCTGTGGTACTTCGGCTACCATCCCGAAGACTGGACGACCTTACGGGAGACGCGGAGTCGCATCCTCAAACGAATCCTCGTCCTCGCTGCACTCGTCGGCGCGTTGGCGCTGTTCCTCTCGAACGTAGAACACAGTCTGCCGGTGCTTCATCTCCCATGA